The following are encoded together in the Carassius auratus strain Wakin unplaced genomic scaffold, ASM336829v1 scaf_tig00001874, whole genome shotgun sequence genome:
- the LOC113069623 gene encoding matrilysin-like, translating to MQVLLCLVCAFGLFGQYHPAPLPLEDDGPVHPTRPAQNDLSVATKYLQKFYSFQADPKGRRRRSRPSFSSKLKDMQSFFGLNRTGTLNPDTLAVMTAPRCGVSDVEDYSHRRGNRWKKNIITYSVGRYTSDLPVNTVDDLFALALDAWAKASPLTFQRSYSHQADIMVEFVGNEHGDSFPFDGPDGTLAHAFGPGEGIGGDVHFDEAEAWTAGFKGFNLYVVAAHEFGHALGLKHSQNPDSVMYPTYKNRKTQNLLSSEDIMNINTLYGPRDKRPYPSARFSWSYPSSPWYSGSYFPASFKDTCNSNLTFDAVTTVGEAIFFFRDKYLWIKHNNQNDIKEGPISNFMPKIDCRIDAAYWVPQRSAAFLFNGTNFWTVKGSQVKGRAKNISSLGFPSWVQQIDAAVHIHKTVHTLFFTQHQYWRYNEHNKTMSDSSPRNISDDFPEINGPLSAAIYKDGSLHFFVGSDVYEYDVKQKEIIGADKTTSWLGC from the exons ATGCAGGTTTTACTCTGTCTGGTTTGTGCCTTTGGCCTTTTTGGTCAGTATCATCCAGCACCTTTACCACTGGAAGATGATGGACCAGTGCATCCGACAAGACCTGCTCAGAATGACCTGTCCGTGGCGACA AAATACCTGCAGAAATTCTACAGTTTCCAAGCAGATCCTAAAGGCCGCAGGAGGAGGAGTCGTCCCTCTTTCTCTTCCAAACTGAAAGACATGCAGAGCTTTTTTGGGCTGAACAGGACGGGAACCCTGAACCCAGACACCCTCGCTGTCATGACGGCTCCTAGATGTGGCGTCTCAGATGTGGAGGATTATAGTCACAGACGTGGAAACAGgtggaagaaaaacatcatcacttACAG TGTAGGGAGATACACCAGTGACTTACCAGTGAATACAGTGGATGATCTGTTCGCGTTGGCTCTAGATGCATGGGCAAAGGCCAGCCCTCTCACCTTCCAGAGGTCATATTCACACCAGGCGGACATCATGGTGGAGTTTGTTGGAAACG AACATGGTGACTCCTTCCCTTTCGATGGTCCGGATGGCACACTGGCCCATGCTTTTGGCCCAGGGGAAGGCATCGGTGGGGACGTTCATTTTGATGAAGCTGAAGCATGGACGGCTGGGTTCAAAG GGTTTAACCTGTATGTGGTAGCTGCACATGAGTTTGGTCATGCACTTGGTCTGAAGCACTCGCAAAACCCAGATTCAGTGATGTATCCGACgtacaaaaatagaaaaacacaAAACCTGCTCTCCAGTGAAGATATCATGAACATAAACACACTCTACG GGCCAAGGGACAAAAGGCCCTATCCATCTGCAAGATTTAGCTGGAGCTATCCCAGCAGCCCCTGGTACAGTGGTTCATATTTCCCCGCGTCATTCAAGGACACATGTAATTCCAATCTGACTTTTGATGCTGTGACTACTGTTGGAGAAGCCATTTTCTTCTTCAGGGACAA ATACTTGTGGATCAAACACAATAATCAAAATGATATAAAGGAAGGTCCGATCAGCAATTTCATGCCAAAAATTGATTGTCGGATCGACGCTGCTTACTGGGTTCCCCAGCGCTCAGCAGCATTTCTGTTCAACG GGACAAATTTCTGGACTGTGAAAGGATCCCAGGTAAAAGGCAGAGCGAAAAACATCAGCAGCCTGGGGTTCCCATCATGGGTACAGCAGATAGATGCTGCAGTCCACATTCACAAAACTGTACACACCCTGTTCTTCACCCAACACCAGTACTGGAG gTATAATGAACACAACAAGACAATGAGTGACTCCAGCCCACGTAACATTTCTGATGACTTCCCAGAAATAAATGGACCCCTAAGTGCAGCAATTTATAAAGATG GTTCTCTTCATTTCTTTGTTGGCTCCGATGTGTATGAATATGACGTCAAACAAAAGGAAATTATTGGTGCAGATAAGACAACTTCCTGGCTTGGATGTTAA